CCTCGCAGACAATGCGGTCGTGTCCGGCGCGAACGGCGTGTTCGAACAGGTCGTCATAGAGCCGTCGCGCGCAACCGCGTCCGCGCGCCGATGGCGCGACCACGATGCGGTCGACATACACAAAGCGCGGATAGCGGGCGCGGAACCAGATGAAATTCGGGCTGTCGTATCGGGCGTCCTGATCGAACGCGAGCAGGAAGGCGTCTAGCCGGCCAATCCGTCTTGCCAGGAACGCTTCGCCGATCAGGTATTCGAGCCGTTCCGCCTCCAGCCAAGACAGCTCCTGCGCATGT
This portion of the Bradyrhizobium sp. AZCC 2262 genome encodes:
- a CDS encoding GNAT family N-acetyltransferase — translated: MLRDEALGKALLALNNAHAQELSWLEAERLEYLIGEAFLARRIGRLDAFLLAFDQDARYDSPNFIWFRARYPRFVYVDRIVVAPSARGRGCARRLYDDLFEHAVRAGHDRIVCEVNKTPPNPASDAFHAALGFVEVGTASVHGGSRTVRYLSRTPPER